The Bubalus bubalis isolate 160015118507 breed Murrah chromosome 1, NDDB_SH_1, whole genome shotgun sequence genome includes a region encoding these proteins:
- the LOC123466164 gene encoding MAPK-interacting and spindle-stabilizing protein-like has protein sequence MEGNDPTQDSSLSPGQSMSLPEGSAKPGAQKRGLRGALLSPSSDPEMSAGEPQGRDGGPPPSLHVGELRRDDPRTGIRVSKPRLRGHSPSSTQASPRSPGIPFPPRGCGNTPNSRAPGWRVGVGRPARLRKGKVQPRVLGERGRGVLLELGKRPPTTQSPPKTPTDTVCSTRRRRSPQSRHPEAGLPTPPTPGPAFGGWGRPPDASPGTRPLPQPYLHTQSVPSTLRFPEDGWGAGPSPT, from the exons ATGGAGGGGAATGACCCAACTCAGGACTCCTCCCTGAGTCCGGGCCAGTCGATGTCTCTTCCAGAAGGGTCTGCAAAGCCTGGGGCCCAAAAGAGGGGTCTGCGCGGAGCTCTGCTTTCTCCCAGCTCGGATCCAGAGATGTCTGCAGGGGAACCGCAGGGACGAGACGGGGGTCCCCCTCCGAGCCTGCACGTGGGAGAGCTGCGCAGGGACGACCCGAGG ACTGGGATCCGGGTCTCCAAGCCCAGGCTCCGGGGACACTCCCCAAGCAGCACACAAGCCTCCCCCCGGAGTCCCGGAATCCCCTTCCCACCCCGCGGCTGCGGAAACACCCCGAACTCCCGGGCGCCGGGCTGGAGGGTGGGCGTGGGCCGGCCCGCCAGGCTGCGGAAGGGAAAGGTGCAGCCGCGGGTGCTGGGTGAGAGGGGACGCGGGGTCCTCCTGGAGCTGGGAAAGCGTCCCCCGACCACTCAGTCACCGCCCAAGACGCCAACCGACACGGTCTGTTCCACCCGGAGACGGAGATCGCCCCAGTCCAGGCATCCAGAAGCCGGCCTTCCCACGCCCCCCACCCCGGGCCCAGCATTCGGCGGCTGGGGTCGGCCCCCAGACGCTTCCCCGGgtacccgccccctcccccagccgtATTTACACACCCAGTCGGTGCCCTCCACACTCAGATTCCCAGAAGACGGCTGGGGAGCCGGCCCCTCGCCCACTTGA